In Pedobacter sp. W3I1, one DNA window encodes the following:
- a CDS encoding TolC family protein has translation MLRVKMVKLMLILLIGSVLPQLVVAQQQITLKDALTYALQNNTKIRNSKLDIEGGRYKVEEVRAQALPQITGNVGLTYNPIIGQLVANFGGQTQAIKLGQNWNSTAGVQLSQQLFNQQVFTGLQAARSSEEYYNLTSKLTEEQIIELVANNYYQVLVNRQQLNVIDTNIKNVKIVEKIVSNQYKNGLARKIDVDRINVNLTNLNTQREQVINAITQLENQLKFSMGMPVSTPISLPATELTEVTTLPVFTDSIDLANRTEVKLLDNQDKLLSLQRKAYVAEYYPSLALTGNYTYSSQSDGFDFLKSNAAAIGYGASAVGLTLKVPIFNGFLTRSKIRQADVDIKKARESRKESVNSLNLAYENAKIQLRNNINTIKSQRKNADLAQEIYKSTQNNYNNGLASLTDLLDTENALTEAQNSYTQALLNYKIAEIQLIKSNGNIKSLVQ, from the coding sequence ATGCTTAGAGTAAAAATGGTAAAATTAATGCTCATACTCCTAATCGGCTCGGTTTTACCGCAGCTGGTAGTTGCTCAGCAGCAAATTACCTTAAAAGATGCGCTCACCTATGCGCTCCAAAACAACACCAAGATTCGAAACTCGAAATTGGATATTGAAGGTGGAAGATACAAGGTAGAGGAAGTTAGGGCGCAGGCCTTGCCTCAAATTACAGGAAATGTTGGTTTAACATACAACCCTATTATTGGCCAATTGGTTGCCAATTTCGGTGGACAGACACAGGCGATTAAATTAGGCCAGAACTGGAATTCAACTGCAGGCGTTCAGCTTTCACAGCAGTTATTTAACCAACAGGTTTTTACCGGCTTACAGGCTGCACGATCGAGTGAGGAATATTACAACCTTACTTCAAAATTAACAGAAGAACAGATTATCGAGCTGGTTGCCAACAATTATTATCAGGTTTTGGTAAACAGACAACAACTTAACGTAATCGATACCAATATTAAAAATGTTAAGATTGTAGAAAAAATTGTTTCAAACCAATATAAAAACGGTTTAGCAAGAAAAATCGATGTTGACCGTATCAATGTTAATTTAACCAACCTGAATACACAGCGCGAGCAAGTGATCAATGCCATTACCCAACTGGAGAATCAATTAAAATTCTCAATGGGTATGCCGGTTTCTACGCCAATCAGCTTACCTGCTACCGAGTTAACAGAGGTAACTACCTTACCTGTATTTACAGATTCTATCGATCTGGCAAACAGAACGGAGGTTAAACTTTTGGATAATCAGGATAAACTTTTATCCCTGCAAAGAAAGGCATATGTTGCTGAATATTATCCATCTCTGGCTTTAACAGGTAATTACACTTACTCTAGCCAAAGTGATGGCTTTGATTTCTTAAAATCTAATGCTGCTGCAATTGGATATGGTGCATCAGCTGTTGGCTTAACTTTAAAAGTGCCCATTTTTAATGGCTTTTTAACACGTTCAAAAATCCGCCAGGCAGATGTAGATATTAAAAAAGCAAGAGAGAGCAGAAAAGAATCGGTAAACTCATTAAACCTGGCTTACGAAAACGCGAAAATTCAATTGCGGAACAACATCAACACCATTAAATCGCAACGTAAAAATGCCGATTTAGCGCAGGAGATTTACAAAAGCACCCAAAATAATTATAACAATGGCTTAGCTTCTTTAACCGATCTGCTGGATACAGAAAATGCACTTACTGAGGCACAGAACAGTTATACACAGGCTTTATTGAATTACAAAATAGCCGAAATACAATTAATAAAATCAAACGGAAATATTAAATCGCTAGTACAATAG
- the thiD gene encoding bifunctional hydroxymethylpyrimidine kinase/phosphomethylpyrimidine kinase: MNYINVLTIAGSDSGGGAGIQADLKTFSALGCFGTSVITAVTAQNTMGVRSVHGIPAEIIKDQLQAVLEDIVPVAMKIGMINRAEVVQVIETELKSYNQYVPVILDPVMVATSGDRLIKADTVTQLVEKLFPLVTLVTPNIDEAIILSGLEIHNLDDMITAGRKIIKKGAKAVLIKGGHLIGPIIYDVFISGNNMPVVLESVFIASKNLHGTGCTLSSAIAAEMAKGNDLLAAIKNAKNYISKALQAGSEVKTGRGNGPLNHFFEPLKLIIQ; encoded by the coding sequence ATGAATTATATTAATGTATTAACAATAGCGGGCTCCGATAGTGGGGGTGGTGCAGGCATTCAGGCCGATCTAAAAACCTTTTCTGCTTTGGGTTGCTTTGGTACCTCAGTAATTACGGCAGTAACAGCCCAAAATACAATGGGGGTGCGGTCAGTACATGGTATTCCGGCCGAAATCATCAAAGATCAGTTACAGGCCGTATTAGAAGACATAGTGCCTGTTGCTATGAAAATCGGAATGATCAACCGTGCCGAAGTGGTGCAGGTAATCGAAACGGAATTAAAAAGCTATAATCAATACGTTCCTGTTATTTTAGATCCGGTTATGGTCGCCACCAGTGGCGATCGGTTGATTAAAGCTGATACGGTTACCCAATTGGTTGAAAAATTATTCCCACTGGTAACACTGGTTACTCCAAATATCGATGAGGCCATAATCCTTTCGGGGCTGGAGATCCATAACCTCGATGATATGATTACTGCGGGTAGAAAAATTATTAAAAAAGGAGCAAAAGCCGTTTTAATAAAAGGAGGGCATTTAATCGGCCCAATTATTTACGATGTTTTTATTTCTGGAAACAATATGCCTGTGGTATTAGAAAGTGTCTTTATTGCTTCTAAAAATCTACATGGAACAGGTTGCACGCTTTCTTCGGCCATTGCTGCAGAAATGGCTAAGGGAAATGATCTGTTGGCAGCCATTAAAAATGCAAAGAATTACATCAGTAAGGCCCTACAAGCTGGTAGCGAAGTGAAAACAGGTAGGGGCAACGGGCCATTAAATCACTTTTTCGAACCTTTAAAATTAATTATCCAATGA
- a CDS encoding sterol desaturase family protein translates to MSVFINIFIVLFAIISMECLSWFIHKYLFHGPLWFMHKSHHQKTKSFFEWNDLFAVLFAVVSLYLMYIDRHDLGYRFFIGLGISLYGMVYFVVHDWFVHRRFKTFKSNNTCLQAVRKAHKVHHKNRGKEKGKAFGLLFVRKGLIKNN, encoded by the coding sequence TTGTCCGTATTTATCAACATCTTTATTGTACTGTTTGCCATCATTTCTATGGAGTGTTTATCGTGGTTTATACACAAGTATTTATTCCATGGCCCGCTATGGTTTATGCATAAAAGTCACCACCAAAAGACAAAATCATTTTTTGAGTGGAACGATTTGTTTGCTGTTTTATTTGCAGTCGTGTCTCTGTATTTAATGTATATCGATCGCCATGATTTAGGTTATAGATTTTTTATCGGATTAGGTATTAGCTTATACGGCATGGTCTATTTCGTGGTACACGATTGGTTTGTGCATCGGCGGTTTAAGACTTTTAAAAGCAACAATACCTGTTTACAGGCAGTGCGGAAAGCGCATAAGGTTCATCATAAGAATAGGGGCAAAGAAAAAGGTAAGGCTTTTGGATTGTTGTTTGTGAGAAAAGGTTTAATAAAAAATAATTAA
- a CDS encoding MFS transporter — protein sequence MEESTQEQEILSKQEDKPVLAQSTPKQVRFAISAFYFMQGVCFASWASRIPTFKASMGLNDAELGSILFALPAGQIITMFFSAKLTTHFGSKKMLRATAPLYAIALTFLALATTGWQLAAFLMLFGITGNLCNIALNTQGVAGENYYGKPIMSSFHGAWSIGNLTGALIALGLVNLKLSMYSHFWIIALLSLSNVALNGKKLLNYNKPDAVAEKTKFFTMPQGILVLLGAIAFCSMATEGTMFDWSAIYFEDVVKLPHNKAIIGYASFMFMMASGRFLGVFLIGKFGRKNLLQISGAIISIGMALSVIFPNVIVAIFGFMLIGLGVSSIVPMVYSIAGNNKKVPAGKAITMVSSIGYFAFLFGPPLIGYVSQLSSLRYSFGMIAVFGLLITFLITKIKAIN from the coding sequence TTGGAAGAGAGCACGCAAGAACAGGAAATTTTAAGTAAACAAGAAGATAAACCTGTATTAGCACAAAGCACTCCAAAACAAGTACGTTTCGCAATATCGGCCTTTTACTTTATGCAAGGCGTTTGTTTTGCCAGTTGGGCCAGTAGAATCCCAACTTTTAAGGCTTCGATGGGTTTGAACGATGCAGAATTGGGCTCTATTCTTTTTGCATTGCCTGCAGGACAGATTATTACGATGTTTTTTTCGGCAAAACTCACTACTCATTTTGGTAGTAAGAAAATGTTAAGGGCAACTGCGCCACTTTATGCAATTGCATTAACTTTTTTAGCATTAGCCACCACGGGTTGGCAGTTGGCAGCTTTTTTGATGCTGTTTGGTATAACCGGGAACCTTTGTAACATTGCCTTAAATACACAAGGTGTTGCAGGTGAAAATTATTACGGTAAACCGATTATGAGTTCTTTCCATGGGGCCTGGAGTATTGGTAATTTAACCGGGGCTTTAATTGCCCTGGGACTGGTTAACCTAAAATTAAGCATGTATAGCCATTTTTGGATTATTGCACTATTATCCCTAAGCAATGTTGCGCTTAACGGGAAAAAGTTGCTGAACTATAATAAACCAGATGCAGTGGCAGAGAAAACAAAGTTTTTTACCATGCCGCAAGGTATTTTAGTGTTGCTGGGCGCTATCGCCTTTTGTAGTATGGCCACCGAAGGCACCATGTTCGATTGGAGCGCTATTTATTTTGAAGATGTTGTGAAATTGCCTCATAATAAGGCGATTATTGGTTATGCATCGTTTATGTTTATGATGGCCAGCGGAAGATTTTTAGGGGTATTTTTAATCGGTAAATTCGGGCGGAAAAATCTCCTGCAAATTAGTGGCGCCATTATATCGATAGGCATGGCACTTTCCGTAATATTTCCAAACGTAATTGTCGCTATTTTTGGCTTTATGCTGATCGGCCTGGGTGTTTCAAGTATAGTACCTATGGTATATAGTATAGCTGGTAACAATAAAAAAGTACCTGCTGGTAAAGCCATAACCATGGTTTCGAGTATCGGTTATTTTGCGTTTTTATTTGGCCCGCCGTTAATAGGCTATGTTTCGCAACTATCCAGCCTGCGTTATTCTTTCGGGATGATTGCTGTTTTTGGTTTACTGATTACTTTCCTGATTACAAAAATAAAAGCGATAAACTAG
- a CDS encoding TetR/AcrR family transcriptional regulator — protein sequence MIVADKKREQIIDGAIKRFIHFGIGKTTMNDIAEDLSVSKPSLYYYFPDKKHLIIGVIERVFNDFFELIKKKYNPDQPLEDILFSTIEVRNTFFQKYYMLRITEGIPDLLNDDVIKGKLQNLKASEKEFFAEIFSQAKTKGEIEHDDTAHVAELYLESLMGLCTMCIMETGKDLFPDKKALNKMTLKQKNLTTIFVRGLRCAD from the coding sequence ATGATTGTAGCCGATAAAAAGAGAGAGCAAATTATTGATGGCGCTATAAAACGCTTTATCCATTTTGGTATTGGTAAAACCACAATGAATGATATAGCAGAAGATCTTTCCGTTTCCAAACCATCGCTTTATTATTATTTCCCGGATAAGAAGCATTTAATTATTGGAGTGATAGAAAGGGTATTTAACGACTTCTTCGAGTTGATCAAGAAGAAATACAATCCAGATCAACCTTTAGAAGACATCCTTTTTAGCACCATAGAAGTAAGGAACACTTTCTTCCAAAAATATTACATGTTAAGGATTACCGAAGGTATTCCTGATTTATTGAACGATGATGTGATAAAAGGCAAATTGCAAAACCTTAAAGCCTCAGAGAAAGAATTTTTCGCCGAAATTTTTAGTCAGGCAAAAACAAAGGGAGAAATAGAGCACGATGATACTGCCCATGTTGCAGAACTATACTTAGAAAGTTTGATGGGCCTTTGCACCATGTGTATTATGGAAACCGGAAAAGATCTTTTTCCCGATAAAAAAGCATTAAATAAAATGACACTGAAGCAAAAAAACCTCACGACCATATTTGTGAGAGGTTTAAGATGCGCAGACTAA
- a CDS encoding TenA family protein: MKWSEQAWERIKPIYAKIIAMPFNTELSNGTLPPEKFIFYLAQDAYYLLEFGRTLSTISGRMQDADLVMAFAGFSTGAIFAERSLHESYFVEYGIANEVQPTPSTLLYTNYILSQAAYANVEIAAAAVLPCFWIYKAVGDHIFAQQNGDQNPYKRWIDMYAGVEFEAAVEKAIDITDQLAAQANAATQQKMLAAFDMATRLEWMFWDSAYELEK, encoded by the coding sequence ATGAAATGGAGCGAACAGGCGTGGGAACGCATAAAGCCCATTTATGCCAAAATTATAGCAATGCCCTTCAATACCGAATTAAGTAACGGCACCTTACCTCCAGAAAAGTTTATCTTTTATTTGGCACAAGATGCGTATTACCTTTTGGAGTTTGGCAGAACCTTAAGCACGATTAGTGGCCGTATGCAAGATGCAGATTTGGTAATGGCTTTTGCCGGGTTTTCTACAGGTGCAATTTTTGCCGAGCGTAGTTTGCACGAAAGTTATTTTGTAGAATATGGTATAGCTAACGAAGTACAGCCCACTCCATCCACACTTTTGTATACCAATTATATCCTCAGTCAGGCCGCGTATGCCAATGTAGAAATAGCAGCAGCAGCTGTTCTGCCCTGTTTTTGGATTTATAAGGCAGTTGGCGATCATATTTTTGCTCAGCAGAATGGCGACCAGAATCCTTATAAGCGGTGGATCGATATGTATGCGGGCGTCGAATTTGAGGCTGCAGTAGAAAAAGCAATTGATATTACAGATCAACTGGCCGCGCAGGCAAATGCCGCAACTCAACAAAAAATGCTGGCTGCTTTTGATATGGCAACCCGTTTAGAATGGATGTTCTGGGATAGCGCTTATGAATTGGAAAAATGA
- a CDS encoding efflux RND transporter periplasmic adaptor subunit, which produces MKRVIIIIIVVVVALGAIAYVLSNNKKKNEEKTAFIAKGGGAVAVRVAQVERKAVNLDFSANGNFIPKQELNFLSENAGRVTAIYVDEGDRVSKGQVLARVDAEIINTDRETAEANYQNAVRDEARYQSSFSTGGVTQQQLDQAKLATKNAKLRLQASQRKLSDANIKSPINGIVNKRYIEVGAFVNTQGTQLFELVDVSKLKLKVNVNESQVANLKVGDQIQIKSSVFPTDNFSGRITFIAAKADATLNFPIEIEVENSHKNTLKAGMYGTAIFKFPKQAPSILIPRTSFVGSVSSNQVFVLDKSNNTSKTRNVVAGRILGDNVEILDGLKEGETVITSGQINLTEGTQVSIVK; this is translated from the coding sequence ATGAAAAGAGTAATTATCATAATTATCGTAGTTGTTGTTGCCCTTGGTGCAATAGCTTATGTTTTAAGCAACAATAAAAAGAAGAACGAAGAAAAAACTGCTTTCATTGCTAAAGGTGGTGGTGCTGTTGCCGTTCGGGTTGCTCAAGTAGAGAGAAAAGCTGTGAATTTAGATTTCAGTGCAAACGGAAATTTTATTCCTAAACAAGAACTTAACTTCTTATCAGAAAATGCAGGTCGTGTTACGGCTATTTATGTTGACGAAGGTGACCGCGTAAGCAAAGGGCAGGTTTTGGCCCGTGTTGATGCCGAAATTATCAATACTGATAGAGAAACTGCTGAGGCTAACTACCAAAATGCGGTAAGAGATGAGGCCAGATACCAAAGCTCGTTCTCTACTGGTGGTGTTACACAACAACAATTAGATCAGGCTAAACTGGCTACTAAAAATGCAAAATTACGTTTACAGGCTTCGCAACGTAAACTTAGTGATGCGAACATTAAATCGCCAATTAATGGTATTGTAAACAAAAGATATATTGAAGTTGGTGCCTTTGTAAATACTCAAGGTACACAGTTATTCGAACTGGTTGATGTTTCAAAATTAAAACTGAAAGTAAACGTTAACGAATCGCAGGTAGCCAACCTTAAAGTTGGAGATCAGATCCAGATTAAATCTTCAGTTTTCCCAACTGATAATTTCTCTGGAAGGATAACTTTCATTGCTGCTAAAGCCGATGCAACCCTAAACTTCCCGATTGAAATTGAAGTAGAAAACAGCCACAAAAATACTTTAAAAGCTGGTATGTACGGAACTGCAATATTTAAGTTCCCTAAACAAGCGCCAAGCATTCTCATTCCACGTACATCGTTTGTAGGTAGTGTGAGCAGCAATCAGGTTTTTGTATTGGATAAGTCTAACAATACTTCTAAAACCCGTAATGTGGTAGCCGGTCGTATTTTAGGAGATAATGTTGAAATCCTTGATGGTTTAAAAGAAGGTGAAACTGTCATCACCAGTGGACAGATTAACTTAACTGAAGGTACTCAAGTGAGTATCGTAAAATAA
- a CDS encoding efflux RND transporter permease subunit — MKITDISIKRPSLVIVVFTALTLLGLLSYFSLGYELLPKFSNNVVSISTIYPGASPAEVENTVTKKIEDAVSSMENIKKINSVSFESLSTVTITLTDAANIDISLNDAQRKVNAILSDLPEDVKTPSLSKFSLDDLPVITMSASANMDDITFYDLIDKRIAPVISRVSGIAQVNLVGGSEREIQVSLNADKLQGYNLSVPQVQQLILSSNLDFPTGSVKTQNQDVLIRLSGKYRSMEELRNLVLTTTKEGAQIRLGDVADVQDSQKETEKLARIDRKASIAIQIIKQSDANAVEVSKGVHAIIAKLKGEYAANKLDIRIVNDSSIFTLESADAVIHDLILAVILVAFVMLFFLHSLRNALIVMVSIPVSLIATFIGISLFGFTLNLMSLLGLSLVVGILVDDAIVVLENIQRHMEMGKNKVRAASDATREIGFTVVSITFVIVVVFFPIAVSTGLVSNILRQFCIVVIIATLLSLVASFTIVPLIFSRFGKLERIEGKNIFGRFILWFEKQLKKFTLWITSILTWSLNHKALTLIIVVVMFFSSCGLLVGGFIGSEFFPKSDKGEFLVQLELPKDASLEQTNFLTQKAEAFLDKQPEITQLITTVGQSTGDFGGTQATAYKSEINVKLVERDQREGVSSDIFATKMSRALAKELIGAKVKTVPISILGIAENAPIQLVVMGSDLDSALKYAEGAQKVLASIPGATEIKLSVEKGTPEINVQVDRDKMSAVGLTLQTVGSTMQTAFAGNTDGKYRKGEYEYDINIQYQNFNRQNIDDVRNLIFINSDGKQIKLSQFATITEGSGPSQLERLNKSTSVSVKAQSIGRPTGTVVAEFQAKLEDMQKNGKLKAPIGVSYSWAGDQENQSEGFGTLGIALLASIILVYLIMVALYDSFIYPLVVMFSLPLAVIGALLALALTNNSIGIFTILGLIMLMGLVAKNAIILVDFTNHLKAEGKETKEALVLANHARLRPILMTTIAMVFGMLPIALASGAGAEWKNGLAWVIVGGLTSSLFLTLIVVPVVYLIFDRMLERLGFNKKGKTIDELMEEPYDHKDVNEYDLDHGH; from the coding sequence ATGAAGATAACAGACATATCTATAAAAAGGCCTTCGCTGGTTATTGTGGTGTTTACCGCACTTACCTTGCTTGGGCTGCTAAGTTACTTTTCGTTGGGTTATGAATTACTTCCAAAATTCTCAAACAACGTAGTATCTATTTCGACCATTTACCCCGGCGCATCGCCAGCTGAGGTTGAAAATACGGTAACCAAAAAAATCGAGGATGCGGTATCGTCGATGGAAAACATCAAGAAGATCAACTCCGTATCATTTGAGAGTTTATCTACAGTTACCATCACCTTAACTGATGCAGCAAACATCGATATCTCCTTAAATGATGCACAAAGAAAGGTAAACGCCATTCTTTCTGATCTGCCTGAGGATGTAAAAACGCCATCACTGAGTAAATTCTCTTTGGATGATTTACCCGTAATTACCATGTCGGCATCGGCCAATATGGATGATATTACCTTTTACGATTTAATTGATAAACGTATTGCCCCGGTAATTTCGAGGGTAAGTGGTATTGCACAGGTTAACCTGGTTGGTGGTTCAGAACGCGAAATCCAGGTTTCGTTAAATGCTGATAAACTACAAGGTTATAACCTTTCAGTTCCACAGGTACAGCAATTAATTCTGAGTTCTAATTTAGATTTCCCTACAGGAAGTGTTAAAACTCAAAACCAGGATGTATTAATCCGTTTATCGGGTAAATACAGAAGTATGGAAGAGTTGAGAAACCTGGTTTTAACCACGACTAAAGAAGGTGCACAGATCCGTTTAGGTGATGTTGCCGACGTTCAGGATTCGCAAAAAGAAACCGAAAAACTGGCACGTATTGATCGTAAAGCATCTATTGCCATCCAGATTATTAAACAAAGTGATGCGAATGCGGTAGAAGTGAGTAAGGGTGTACATGCCATTATTGCTAAACTTAAAGGTGAATACGCAGCAAATAAATTAGACATCAGAATTGTTAACGATAGTTCGATCTTTACCTTGGAATCAGCTGATGCAGTAATCCACGATTTAATCCTCGCGGTTATTTTGGTGGCTTTCGTGATGCTTTTCTTCTTGCACAGTTTACGTAACGCGTTAATTGTAATGGTATCGATTCCGGTTTCATTAATCGCTACGTTTATCGGGATCAGCTTATTCGGCTTTACCTTAAACTTAATGTCGCTATTAGGGCTATCACTCGTGGTAGGTATCCTGGTAGATGATGCGATTGTGGTACTGGAAAATATCCAGCGACACATGGAGATGGGTAAAAACAAGGTGAGGGCAGCATCTGATGCAACAAGAGAAATTGGTTTTACAGTAGTATCTATTACTTTCGTAATTGTGGTAGTGTTCTTCCCGATTGCGGTAAGTACAGGTTTGGTATCGAACATCCTGCGTCAGTTCTGTATTGTGGTAATTATAGCGACCTTACTTTCATTAGTAGCTTCATTTACCATTGTACCGCTTATCTTTTCTCGTTTCGGTAAGTTAGAACGTATTGAAGGTAAAAACATATTCGGTCGTTTTATTCTCTGGTTCGAAAAACAATTAAAGAAATTTACGCTTTGGATTACCAGCATTTTAACATGGTCGTTAAACCACAAAGCCCTTACATTAATTATTGTAGTGGTGATGTTCTTTAGCTCTTGTGGATTATTGGTAGGTGGTTTTATCGGATCAGAGTTCTTCCCTAAATCTGATAAAGGTGAGTTCCTCGTGCAGTTGGAGTTACCTAAAGATGCTTCTTTAGAGCAAACCAACTTCTTAACACAAAAAGCTGAGGCTTTCTTAGATAAACAGCCTGAAATTACACAGTTAATTACTACTGTTGGACAATCGACCGGTGATTTCGGTGGTACACAGGCTACAGCCTATAAATCGGAGATTAATGTTAAGCTTGTTGAACGCGATCAGCGTGAAGGTGTTTCTTCAGATATTTTCGCAACAAAAATGAGCCGTGCACTGGCTAAAGAATTAATTGGAGCAAAAGTAAAAACCGTTCCAATCAGTATTTTAGGTATTGCAGAAAATGCACCGATCCAGTTGGTGGTAATGGGTTCTGATTTAGATAGTGCATTGAAATATGCTGAGGGTGCGCAGAAAGTGCTTGCTTCTATCCCTGGTGCTACAGAGATTAAATTATCGGTAGAAAAAGGAACACCGGAGATTAACGTTCAGGTAGATCGTGATAAGATGTCGGCCGTTGGCCTAACTTTACAAACCGTAGGTTCTACCATGCAGACAGCTTTTGCAGGTAACACCGATGGTAAATACCGTAAAGGCGAGTACGAGTACGATATCAATATCCAGTATCAAAACTTCAACCGCCAGAACATTGACGACGTACGTAACCTGATTTTTATAAACAGCGATGGTAAACAGATTAAGTTATCACAGTTTGCAACCATTACTGAAGGTTCAGGCCCAAGTCAGTTAGAACGTTTAAATAAATCTACTTCGGTATCAGTTAAGGCCCAATCAATTGGTAGGCCAACAGGAACCGTGGTTGCTGAGTTCCAGGCGAAACTAGAAGACATGCAAAAAAACGGCAAACTTAAAGCGCCAATTGGCGTAAGTTACAGCTGGGCGGGTGATCAGGAGAACCAGAGCGAAGGCTTTGGTACTTTAGGCATCGCTTTATTGGCTTCAATCATTTTAGTTTACCTGATTATGGTTGCACTTTACGATAGTTTTATCTATCCACTAGTGGTAATGTTCTCGCTGCCTTTGGCAGTAATCGGGGCATTGTTAGCCCTGGCTTTAACCAATAACTCAATCGGTATCTTTACCATTTTAGGTTTAATTATGTTAATGGGTCTGGTAGCGAAAAACGCGATTATCCTGGTCGATTTTACCAACCACTTAAAGGCTGAAGGTAAAGAAACCAAAGAAGCGCTCGTACTGGCCAACCACGCACGTTTACGACCAATCTTAATGACCACCATCGCCATGGTATTCGGTATGCTTCCAATTGCATTAGCAAGCGGTGCAGGTGCCGAATGGAAAAACGGTTTGGCCTGGGTTATTGTAGGTGGATTAACCAGTTCATTGTTTTTAACCTTAATTGTTGTACCGGTGGTATACTTAATATTCGATAGAATGTTAGAGCGCCTTGGTTTCAATAAAAAAGGAAAAACCATTGATGAACTGATGGAAGAACCATACGATCATAAAGATGTAAATGAATACGATTTAGATCACGGACATTAA